The Bombus pascuorum chromosome 4, iyBomPasc1.1, whole genome shotgun sequence genomic interval attcttatattttaaggAATTAAATGATTACTTACAGTTTATCGAGATTTGACAAATCATTGTCACTAAATCCCAGTTCTGAACGAAAAACTTGTACAACACAAAACAGCAATAAGACAAATATAGCTGTTATTGTGAAACGACGAAGATAACATGACATAATCCTCATCTTTATTTAGTATATCATATCTGGAaaacaaaatgtatatttttatcttatattcTGCATATGAATGTTCTAACTTCTGGAAATATTTCAgggtaataaatttctttaaaatttaatgtagTTTTCAAAAACACTGTAATTAATACTgtgattaataaataaaaacatttgttTATGTACAGtcacaaaaatttattatacatattaataattagCATTAGAATTAGACATcaacttaaataataaaaagtcaaataaaagaaaaagaaaaatcaattcaAAAAGAAACATGCCATTTAAACAAAACTttctacatataattttaagtttgttaattttgaattaaattaatagacAGCATTATTATGTAGCGCCTATTAAACTATTTCCTTTGTGCAGAACATTGTATATGGTTCCTTACTAAATCTAATCCTTactaaatttagaaattaaaattcaagtccttttttcttgttataaagtacattacaattattatatattactacattATGGCTGAAAAGTttcctttaaaaaattaactgGCAAGTTTCTGTTAGCATAAACGTACGTAAAAATCGACAATCCAGCAACTGGATAAGTGACTTTCTATATAATGGCAATACTTATTATGTTCGTAGCGTAAACGTAAACCCAATCGATTTTTTCTTAAAAGGAACCGTCGAATTAGAGAGAAACTTTAAGATTTATTGTATAAGTAATTATGTAATGTATTGAGATTTTTTCAAGAAGCTTTGTTTTCTGTTACTTCCACTAATATTATAGGAGTGACAAGCATAAAATGAGCacattaaaaacatttaaaaacttGATGTTTCTTAAAgtttgtttttcctttttctgcTCATTCATTTGCTTTGTTTCGAAATTATGTCCTATTTTATCACACCGAAACGTTGCAACAGCGAAAACACGTTGTCGGGTATTGACATATTCTCTCACAAAACTGTAGATAGAAATGACTTTGATTCCAAGCTAAAGCTGCCACTATGCAGGTTATTTAAGGGAAATGCGCATTGAAACTGCATCTCGTATATTGCAGAATCCACAAATGCaaagagagggaaagaaagaaattgaatctCTAATGCTTTCACCACCCGTCCATCATTATTCTTGCCACACGATTATTATTGATTAAGAACGGAAGGATTTCAATTGTTCGactttaattttgataatcttttttaaaatgatagcatagagataataaaaataatatatatgaaatattaagcaaaggtgtttgataattttaaaaatataataaattaaaattacgtacTTAGTAATGTACTTACTATGAGCAATAAGAAGCTAGTATAAGAATGATTTTGTATGCACCCTGTTATCACCCTAAGTAAATACTTTCTGATAATACttatcgatataaatatatgagtATTCGGTTATCAAACAGAAGATAGGCAAAATTGATATGAAACGTATTACTTaacgtattatttaaatgtcaCTCAGCACTTCGTTGATTCCTTGTTTAGCTCAAtgcattattaattatttccaaaGTATGCTGTCTGATCTAGTTAAAAAACTGTGTATTTTGAGAATTCCTATCACTTTATTGcctaataatttgttatatactcTCGACAAAAGAAGTAAcaattaagtaaaaatataccTGTGAATAAAGCGAAGCTGAAAAGAGTTGGTAAGAATTCCGTAGATTCAACACAATTATAAAGATAAACACTCGTATCAGCCGGAGGCGTGCCGAAAAATATCGCGTGTACCAACAAAATATCGCAACGCGCAACGATGAACGATAAAGAACGATGCCAGCCTTTCTCTGTGCCATCCCGTTAGGCATTTAGTAATATAGCTCTTACCAACTCCGCTATATTTACGATACAAGTAAGGATTTGAAAGACTGTATTATTTACGCGCGCTTCTAATTACCGATGCGGATCATAGTGCGTCTGCGCGAAAGCATTGAATAAATACGGAATCGTGATAAGGATCTTGCGACTTTGAAAGGATTAACAGCGCGGGAATGTTAACAGTATTCAACAAGGGTCAAATCGTTGACTTGTACCGCGTCtgtgataataaattataatttatatcgttaaacaaaACAATGCAAACCTTTTAAAAGGAGTTAAtcgatatacaaataatatttttgattagTATCTTTTTTCTGTGGAATTTTTTCCACAACATGAACAGTTATGATATTGTACTGTTCCCGAGATGATTGAATTACAGCTCCACAGTAAGTTCtaagagtaaaataatatccAATTTCGATAGAtacaaataaagaatatcCTAGAAAGAGACCTGCAATACCACCAAACGATACAAGTAAATCTAAATAACCAAATCGTACTTCTCTCTTGTAGAGAGCTGTTGGCCATTTTCTCAACATAATttgatttgtatttttagaaGAACTTTGTATTTGCGTTACGCTATATGACGCATGGTCGCAAGATAGCCAACAGCTACATCGAGTTATATCGATGTCAACGTTATCGAAACAGGAATACTTTGAAAGTGGGCATTCTGTTTTACCATCGAACGATAGAAACCATGGTAAACacttacaatatttaaatatcttatctatcaaacatttcatttcacaatcattaaaattgacaaaatttatatcttgCTTAGTATAACATTTTCGTTGTCGAAGAGACAAATAACGAATATCGGGAGTTGAATATGTTATATGAACAATAAATTCAATATCTATAGGAAAATGTGCTTTTACTAGGGCTCTTTCACCTGGACTTGGACTCGTAACATTTTGTTGCGTATAGTATACTCTGCAAATTAAAatcttaatttaataatatattcaaaaccTTGTAATACAAGTATTACTGATTATATGTCTTTTATggtaaaagaattatttaaagaaagactttatttgtaaaaagtaGGTACATATTTACCTCAAAGGAAAACTTGAACTGAACATCCTAAATTCAAAACTCCTTAAATGATCAAGAATTTTAAGTGGCtctaaatatttagatttacAGCAAATACCCACAGCCGTatgtacttttataaataGCGCGCtacatgatatatttattcccCTAAGTTTTATAATGAGTCATATAAAgtattgtttcaattttctgttTGTAACTGaggttaaaaaattatatttacttgtaTACGCAGTCACTAATTAAAAGATCACAATCAGGTCCCATTGCTTCAAAAGTTTTACcaaaattgtttttgtttttgtaagTAAGAGGGAACGAGTTTACATCTATACGTTTTCCAAAAATCCAATTGTACAATtgttcgtatatatatatttcatccTATATACAAAACGTAATcttatgaaaataaagttatgAGAAAATGAGTAATTTTATGAGAATAACAGCTACGTTTACCTCAGGTATATCCGAATGATTCAAATGAAACCAGTCGAAGCAAACAAAGATTTGAGGAAATTcaatattaacattttctGTCATTATATCTAATCCGGTTATAGTTGGCtctgtttgaaatttatctaAGATAATTATGATTATAGCTATGATCGCTAATAGCGATGCAAATGTCAAGAGAAACCATGTTAATCTACGAATaagtcaattaaaaattagataataatataataaaaagagagagagagagatacttttaaatcgttaaataagtatttactttatacaattaattgcaaataattgctgaattataaaattaccttTCCCATTTAGGTCGTGTGGAATCCACAAAATATGGAACACCATGCAACGAGTTTTCCAAAAGACATTCTCTTGATCTGAATTTCAAACTGGAATGTAATTCCTTCCACGAAGGattgtatttgtatttcattttaaactAAGCCTGGCACCGTATACTTCTGcagatatattattactaataGCAAATAAGCTGAATAACAAGATCAAATCGAGCGTTTTTTGAGTCGCATGTCCACTTTAGATCTATATTATGCATATTATGCACGTAACACGATTTATTTATCAGGTTGATCAAGTAAAAgggaataaaatagaattatagatTAATGTGTTACAAGGCAAAGCAGTAAcgctatttaaatattcttttataataaagCGTACCACTTTTAGCTGATCAGTGCTGTTCGTTTAACTATTATACCggttaaaaattttgtaatgaaaattattgatcTTAAACGATAAAGAAACAGAGCTAAGAAGTGAAAAATATCTTACGTTCTTCGccgaaagaaacaaaagaaaacaacatttattattctctttctttctagAACGAAAAACGATTGCCAACAGGAAACTATCGATAACTATGCgtttattcgaagtattgtCTTTCGAATATACGTTTTTCCAGTTGCATCTCGTCATTTAAGAATCGGCCATCGTCTGTGGAAACACAAACAGTCCTCATCTTCGTGCCAgcttctttattattttagacCACCCCCTCTTACGACCACCATCTGCATGCATACCGACGTTGTTCCGGTCTTCATACCCAGGAAAATCGACGATCGTCGAGTTAAAGCGGGTGTAAACTACCCTCTTGATGTCTTCCTCGGATCCGATTTCGCTCACAAAGTCCTCCTCTCTCTTAATGCGAAAATTCATCGTGCCCCATCATCAAGCGTACGAACGTTTGTTTTTCTAACTTAAAACACGTGTTTACGCATCTGAATATTATTCCTCGTGTCTCCTTGcatagataaataaagaaattaactAAAATATCAAACAGACAAGAACGTTTCAAGCGAAGTGAAATATCATCGAAGCGACATCAAGGTTtatcttaaaaaagaaaaaacccAAGAACTGAGGAATTGTATGACGATTACAATTGTCAGGAGTCgcagtaataataaaaaaatgtctgaaacttgaaagaaacgaagaaaaagagaaagaaaaatgaacgatCCCCTTTGTTAGGGGGCCGCTTGACGCACTGGCGAGAAAATACTTCGGAGAAAAAGAAGCGGCGCTATTCTTGCGTCCAGGTGTGAGCCTGTAACGCCAGTGTAAATATACAACACTTACGCCATTCCAACGGAGCCTCTTCGAAAACTATTAACGTATCCTCCTATTGCGGCTTTGCCGACCATTCTTCCGTTCCGACCCATTTCTCTTTCTACTGGACCATGTTTTCGTCCCTTCGGAACATTAAGTGGCACGTGTTAAAGAACTTAATCAGGTAGCCATCAACGTTAAACAGCCACCGACTCGATCATCGTTCACTTACCGTCCATGAAAGATTACTGTCATTCGCGAATAGTATTTTACCTTAGTCGAGGGTGGATATGATATTTATGCCGTCAGGCACATATGGCGTAACAAATAGTATGCCAAAACATGAGATCATGGTGACTATAGGAGGAGGTTTGTGGAACTGTGCATTTTtgtggaaaaaattatttacgtgTTATTGTTTATAGACTTGTTTATCATCGGATtgtttattgttaatattacgTCCCATTAAATCAACGTAAATAGAGCGTTATGCTCTTATTTGCCactctctttttatttatgtatatgatGTCATTTAtgtctattctattctatatatGTTCATTTAATGTCTTACAATCGTAGAATTAACATACAATGATTAAAAAGTGGGATCACGTTATCTGCAGATTACAAGATTTgtcgtaattttaattctgaTCTTCAAAATCCTTAGCGCAATTTATGCATGTTAATTGTATCaggataaaattaattacattgcGATAGTGCGGCAAATATTCTACATACGAATAATCTGCAGTTGTCCTCAATTTTCGATGGTTGTAGACGCGACGTTACGATAGAAGAAGATTGATTGTCACagaatttatgattttattattaacatattatattctatttgcaCTAATATACATGCACGTGACTGCGTTGCAAATCATGTCGATGAACTTTTCCTAATTGGTGACTGTTTCCCTAGTTGATCATTGTTCCTTGGGATATTAAATTGATTAGATTTCGTAGCTTTTCATAGGTCTGACAGTTGACGTTGCttgaagagaaagagaaaccgATTAACATTTACTGCGCGTTAGTAACGATAGTAGTGACTGACTAAACTATAATAATCGATTAAATAAGCTTCTGGAACAACGGAATATATGATTTTCTGGAAGCTTATTTAATCGTTAGAAAATCTTATACGTCGCAGTGGCtttcgtattttatagaaaatacggaaaaataataaggattatttattcaaaaggtaagtaaaataaaataataaaactgatataaaattataaagaaaaatatcatagAATATAAGATGACGTTCGAACCTAACGAAGGTGTAATTTTTATCactgaaaattaattgaacCGCAGGCATAAATTACTGTTATTCCaaggaatttcaatttcttctacTCAAATTGAAACATTTCTGCAAAACTAATTTCTAGTTTCCGATTGGAAAGTTTATATTGAAATGTTGATGATGTTTTGTTCCTCGATTTACGTAACACTTTCGACGCAAAACGACATAAAACGAGACGAAAAGCTAATTTTTATGTACGGACGATTAATCGAGATTACACAAACGCAAGTATCCATGGAAGAGTTGTGTGGTCGTGACTCGGGTTGACTTGTTTATCGCGATCAGGAGCTGAAAAGTCAAGTTATTCACGAACAGCAAGCCAAGAGTGGGGAAAGTGGCGCCCAGTTGGACACCAGTGTATCAAACCGATCGCGATATACACTTGGTTAATTATTAGTGGCGCAATATGCAAGCATACATCTGTGCAAATCACTCTCTACTTTCTTGATCGTTGgttttctctcgtttttctttttcatcttatTCGAAGATCACATCCTTAATATTAATAGTGATTGataatctcgttgtaatgcAAACCGCTACCAAACGACATTAAATATTCACGTAAGCTATCATTCATAAGAATCTGAACTCTTTCATCGATTTCATGGTTGTATACAAATGCCATTAGAACATAAACGATAAATCGTAAATTTAAATCGTCCGTTAAAAATcacgatgaaattatttctgagtccaaataaataacgtttgataaattgataactTAGTATAGTTTACGAGTCATAGTACAagtagtaaatatataaaacgagTTTTGTTCGTGATAGATAAGTAAAAGAGCTTGCTCATTTTAATTGCTTGACCTTCATTCGGGATCCAGATTACTAAAATTCTGACctataagaaaaatttttagCTATAACCACAATTATTAGGATTATTTGCTGAGCATTGACATCGCTATACCTAGCAAACTAACGTAAGAAAATCtactgaaaataaaagatcgcATTAATCGTTATTAGAGTATCGCTTTGACAAAAGTTGGTAAGAATCGTTTTGATTGTGTTTCCTTTGATCGAAAGGTTCAGCAGTAAAACAGTGTACTTAAgcacatttttcataaatatacagAATCCTTACTCGTACAACAAACATAATTTGAAAGTATACAGATTTTTGTATCAAAAGCTAACACCCACGATCTCTCcaaattaaagatattttttcttgtacCGCTCTGCCTACGAGCCACCCATTCCTTCCATCGTTCCAATCAAAATACAGCAATCTACAACATAGATTCCATCGCACTACGGAAGCCGCCACGAAAATATTAAGTCGTCCCATAAGTTCCGCCTTGTTCTGTTGAACCTATGGAATGACCTAATACTATTAAAAACGAAGGTGGAGTCGTAAGTTGGCACGTGTCAGAGATTAAAGCGCAACAAGAGGCTCTACCCTTAAGTCGGCTGAAAAAGCGACGAGATTACGAGGAACCGTCGCTTCTGTCTATCCGATAGCGTAGGTCGAGTCTCGCTGATGATGAACCACGCTCGTCCCTCGCGTAAATCCTTGGTAGCTCTTCGGGATGCATGTGGGTGCCACGAACAGACGATCCGACCTTTGTATGTGTGACCGCGTTTCCTTGTGTGTACGCCAATGCGAGGGAGTTCTCGAAGGCGGTCTTTAGTCGGTCTTTAGTTTCGAGTAAGCATCCGTCGAAGATAGAGGACCCTCCTCGATTTATCCTAGCGACGGGTTTCCTCTTCCGGCTTAACTCTTTGGTCTCTCGATCCTTGTCTCTCGATCCTTGCCATTCGGACCGCGTTTCTCTCTTTACCCTTGCTTGGACCCTCCTATCGATCTCCTCTAATTGCTACTCACGCgatcaaaatttattcatgCCACTATACGACTTAATTGCCAATTCTCTGGCAACGTTAGAGCTTCGATAAATTTTGTACGAGAATCGTATCGTACAGTGGGTTTCTTCGATCGtttggaaaaaggaagagcgTTTGTGTTACAATTGGTTGGTTGCttcgaaatatcaaattaaattggaaattgaaaaCAAGTTATCTAATTAGTGGGATACATAGATACACAAAGGAGCTGTTTGTTCGTGCTTTGATTTTTGAAGGAACGAACTCATGAAAATTCTAGCACACGTGCGGTCCAATCAGTGCGATGAACGCTTGAAAAGCAAAATTGTGTTACGTACGGTTTTGTGACTGTTCTTTTTACGATGTGAACAAATTACCATCGTGTATCTTTGTTTTGCTCTTGTtgagtagaatttttaatggCTGGTTTGATGATCAGAAACTTAGAGTTTGACGATGGATCATGAGAAAACGCGAACGTTAAAGTGCCGACGGTAATTAACGAAGGAGTGGAAGTTTTATTAGTGCGAAACgagaattttcttttgaaaagcAGGGGTGGTTTCCTGCCATTTTGGTTCCTTCACCCGCGATGGAGCGGCGAAGAATGCCAAGAAGAAGAGGCCTTTCCTCTGCGGAAATTCGAGCCGGTAAGTTTATTATTTGTCACTGATTTTTACGTATACTACtatctaaaaaattttaagatttGAATAGCGAAAAGTATTTGACCAACGCAGATTCTAAAATTGTTCATAGtaaaatggaattatataCATAGCACGTGTAGGTTTTATTACATTAGAATTAGTCttaacaatgaaaaatttgccATTATTTTAACTTAATGTATCTCTtagataaaaaagaacaacTCATCACATTTACTCACCACATTTTACTGTATCGTTTATGCGTAACGatcatataaatttgtatttttatctcttCAAGAGCTAGTCTTAGCTCTTTTCTTCTAGaccaataaataatattgcacATTACGCGTCAAATTGATATTTTGCAACTTTTTAGATAAAACTTTGATGTATCtacgtttcaaaatttaatgtattcaCTATCGTTGTCGAAATACAATccgaaataatattacaaaacattttttagttcattttacaaaatcgttataaataatgtaacgtAATGCCGTCGTACATGTTTACTACGTTAAtggacaaaaaagaaagaagacgaatatactttgtaaCAGACTATACATTGCGTAAATAAGATAATTTCTTGTATTATCGCGATTAAATACAAAAGTAGTCATTAAAAGATTAGAAGATTGAAACAAAGGACAAAATTTTAGCTTTATAAacgtaatttgtattttcttcgaataattaatgtaattaactAATAAATAACTACTTACTGTTAATAATTAGTTACTTGCGTCTACCATGCTTGCTACAAGCAATAGCTATAAAGCAACTAAAACTCTGATTTATCA includes:
- the LOC132906115 gene encoding uncharacterized protein LOC132906115; this encodes MKYKYNPSWKELHSSLKFRSRECLLENSLHGVPYFVDSTRPKWERLTWFLLTFASLLAIIAIIIIILDKFQTEPTITGLDIMTENVNIEFPQIFVCFDWFHLNHSDIPEDEIYIYEQLYNWIFGKRIDVNSFPLTYKNKNNFGKTFEAMGPDCDLLISDCVYKGINISCSALFIKVHTAVGICCKSKYLEPLKILDHLRSFEFRMFSSSFPLRVYYTQQNVTSPSPGERALVKAHFPIDIEFIVHITYSTPDIHKIFKYCKCLPWFLSFDGKTECPLSKYSCFDNVDIDITRCSCWLSCDHASYSVTQIQSSSKNTNQIMLRKWPTALYKREVRFGYLDLLVSFGGIAGLFLGYSLFVSIEIGYYFTLRTYCGAVIQSSREQYNIITVHVVEKIPQKKDTNQKYYLYID